A single genomic interval of Metasolibacillus fluoroglycofenilyticus harbors:
- a CDS encoding AAA family ATPase translates to MYFIQMSGFPGSGKSTLAREIANRMGFIIIDHDIVKSALLNSIEADSSFDGKLAGKISYTIDFSLADFHLSQGHSVILDSPCLYEEMIEKGIKLAQKYDAEYKYIECYLDDFEEINHRLKSREKMLSQISEIRSKEGFYATLNSAKKPIDFKCLVVDTSQPIERYIENVIRYIKFRMPRGIK, encoded by the coding sequence ATGTACTTTATACAAATGTCTGGCTTCCCAGGTTCAGGAAAATCTACACTGGCCAGAGAAATCGCTAATAGAATGGGCTTTATCATTATTGACCACGACATTGTAAAATCTGCTTTATTAAATTCGATTGAAGCAGACAGCTCTTTTGATGGAAAGCTTGCCGGGAAAATAAGCTATACGATTGATTTTTCATTAGCTGATTTTCATCTATCTCAGGGGCACAGTGTGATTCTTGATAGCCCGTGCTTATACGAGGAAATGATTGAAAAGGGAATAAAATTAGCTCAAAAATATGATGCAGAATATAAATATATTGAATGCTACCTTGATGATTTTGAGGAAATCAATCATCGTTTAAAAAGCAGAGAAAAGATGCTCAGTCAAATTAGTGAAATTCGTTCGAAGGAAGGCTTTTATGCTACGCTTAACAGTGCAAAAAAGCCAATCGATTTCAAATGTTTAGTAGTTGATACAAGTCAGCCGATAGAAAGATATATAGAAAATGTCATTCGTTATATTAAATTTCGTATGCCAAGGGGAATTAAATAG